A window of Chloracidobacterium sp. N contains these coding sequences:
- a CDS encoding glucose-6-phosphate dehydrogenase assembly protein OpcA produces MGIVEDIERRRPVDVAAIERELTELWKAAAEAKDGAATDAVMRVCLLNLLVFITDEARFGEVSEVVAKVTESAPCRAIIMHADLSRTATETHAWIASHCHLDDQMRQVCCEEIRVAASGSAIRYLARTVAPLIAPDLPVFLWWQDLQTLQEKYFLDFLPEVDRVIVDSRGLTHRDAQAAQLARFVLEARHRAAFSDLNWTRLTRWRDLIAGLFDAPDLTHYLHQLTRVTIFYARDEEASGIPLQALLLAGFFAAQLGWTLKDAYQVNRHQAELRFRARQRRVTVTIEPQVVQGLPQRQLSEVVLLAERPDMARFSVTCHPSDGADWLYTPAVEISGGARYHTTIALPQLTEARLMSREVEIFGRSKPYERALRMALDIITELELDAQFD; encoded by the coding sequence GTGGGAATCGTCGAAGACATCGAACGCCGCCGCCCGGTTGACGTGGCGGCCATCGAACGCGAACTGACCGAGTTGTGGAAAGCCGCGGCCGAAGCCAAGGACGGAGCCGCCACCGATGCGGTCATGCGCGTCTGCCTGCTCAACCTGCTCGTCTTCATCACCGATGAAGCCCGCTTTGGTGAAGTCTCGGAAGTCGTCGCCAAGGTCACGGAATCCGCGCCCTGCCGGGCCATCATCATGCACGCCGACCTCTCCAGGACAGCCACCGAAACCCACGCCTGGATTGCCTCCCACTGCCACCTCGACGATCAGATGCGCCAGGTGTGCTGTGAGGAAATCCGGGTGGCGGCCAGCGGTTCCGCCATCCGCTACCTGGCGCGCACGGTCGCCCCACTCATTGCGCCCGACCTTCCCGTGTTTCTCTGGTGGCAGGACCTGCAGACGCTTCAGGAAAAATACTTCCTCGACTTTCTGCCGGAAGTGGACCGCGTCATCGTGGACAGCCGGGGACTGACGCACCGTGACGCACAGGCAGCGCAGCTTGCCCGCTTCGTCCTCGAAGCACGCCACCGGGCCGCCTTCAGCGACCTCAACTGGACGCGCCTCACCCGCTGGCGCGACCTCATCGCGGGTCTTTTTGACGCACCCGATTTGACGCACTACCTGCATCAATTGACGCGCGTTACAATTTTTTATGCCAGGGATGAAGAGGCGTCAGGCATCCCGCTTCAGGCCCTGTTGCTGGCCGGCTTTTTTGCCGCGCAGTTGGGCTGGACGCTCAAGGATGCCTACCAGGTCAACCGCCACCAGGCGGAGTTGCGCTTCCGCGCCCGCCAGCGGCGCGTCACGGTGACGATTGAGCCACAGGTGGTCCAGGGATTGCCACAGCGCCAGCTCAGTGAAGTCGTCCTGCTGGCCGAACGACCGGACATGGCCCGCTTCAGCGTGACCTGTCACCCTTCGGATGGCGCGGACTGGCTCTACACACCGGCCGTCGAGATTTCCGGCGGCGCGCGCTACCACACGACGATTGCCCTGCCCCAGTTGACGGAAGCGCGTCTGATGTCGCGTGAAGTCGAAATCTTCGGCCGTAGCAAACCCTACGAACGCGCCCTGCGCATGGCGCTCGACATCATCACGGAGCTGGAACTCGATGCCCAGTTCGACTGA
- a CDS encoding patatin-like phospholipase family protein → MPDRRLGLVFAGGGNRAFYQLGLMQVWQDVWAQTAAVAMCSAGACVVAMLLSGRAEATADFWKQRRAHVRRNINWLHPLVGKPLTPHAPIYRDTLDFCLAEGGFERLRAQPFPLLVLTSRLPAGLPPKAATLAGLLAYNLEKKLKPGLVHPTWGQRLGFRPAVFDLRRCPTAAEATALILASSATPPFTPLGRMDGQVLLDGGLVDNIPAFVLDDRPEVARQVVLMSRPYPPQVVGRQGRRLYIAPLTPPPVSRWDYTRPDLVEATIEQGRREAALHRAALDAFLAEPA, encoded by the coding sequence ATGCCTGACCGCCGACTCGGACTGGTCTTTGCCGGGGGCGGCAACCGCGCCTTTTACCAGTTGGGCCTGATGCAGGTCTGGCAGGATGTCTGGGCGCAGACGGCGGCGGTGGCCATGTGCAGCGCCGGGGCATGTGTCGTCGCCATGCTGCTGAGCGGCCGGGCGGAAGCCACGGCTGACTTCTGGAAACAACGTCGCGCCCACGTCCGGCGCAACATCAACTGGCTGCATCCACTGGTGGGCAAGCCGCTGACGCCCCACGCGCCCATTTACCGCGACACGCTGGATTTCTGTCTGGCCGAGGGGGGCTTCGAGCGCCTGCGCGCGCAGCCCTTTCCCCTGCTGGTCCTGACTTCCCGCCTTCCTGCCGGACTCCCGCCCAAGGCGGCGACGCTGGCTGGGCTGCTGGCGTACAACCTTGAAAAGAAGCTCAAGCCAGGCCTGGTTCATCCCACGTGGGGACAGCGGCTGGGCTTTCGTCCGGCTGTCTTTGACCTGCGCCGTTGCCCGACGGCCGCCGAGGCGACGGCATTGATTCTGGCGTCCTCGGCGACGCCCCCATTTACGCCGCTCGGCCGGATGGATGGGCAGGTGCTGCTCGACGGCGGGCTGGTGGACAACATCCCGGCCTTTGTGCTGGATGACCGGCCGGAGGTGGCGCGGCAGGTGGTCCTGATGTCGCGGCCCTACCCGCCACAGGTTGTCGGCCGCCAGGGCCGCCGGCTCTACATTGCCCCACTGACACCGCCGCCGGTCTCCCGCTGGGACTACACCCGCCCCGACCTGGTTGAGGCCACCATTGAGCAGGGCCGCCGGGAAGCCGCCCTGCACCGCGCGGCACTCGATGCCTTTCTCGCTGAACCCGCCTGA
- the pgl gene encoding 6-phosphogluconolactonase produces MPSSTDHRVILVFPTAEDLARQAATSFVKQAAAAIAARGRFSVALSGGTTPRIVFRFLARPELASQVDWSRVHVFWGDERAVPPDDPESNFRLAQEHLLQPLGLAPENIHRVEGELPPAEAAARYDAHLTAFFGAEPRRFDLIHLGMGEDGHTASLFPHTAALDDPEARVVANEVPQRQTTRITFTAALINAARAVEFFVTGAGKAGVLREVLLGAEQKHLYPSQMICPTDGTLTWFVTADAAAQLPADLLRHA; encoded by the coding sequence ATGCCCAGTTCGACTGACCACCGCGTCATTCTGGTATTCCCAACGGCCGAAGACCTGGCACGGCAGGCCGCCACCTCGTTTGTGAAGCAGGCGGCCGCAGCCATAGCGGCCCGCGGCCGGTTCAGCGTCGCCCTTTCCGGGGGCACTACGCCACGCATCGTCTTCCGCTTTCTGGCCCGCCCGGAATTGGCGTCACAGGTTGACTGGTCACGGGTGCATGTTTTCTGGGGCGACGAGCGCGCCGTACCGCCGGATGACCCCGAAAGCAACTTTCGTCTGGCGCAGGAACACCTGCTTCAGCCGCTTGGTCTTGCCCCTGAAAACATCCACCGCGTCGAAGGCGAGTTGCCTCCGGCTGAAGCAGCCGCCCGCTATGACGCCCACCTGACCGCCTTTTTTGGCGCGGAGCCGCGCCGGTTTGACCTCATCCACCTCGGGATGGGGGAAGACGGACACACGGCGTCACTGTTTCCCCACACGGCCGCGCTGGACGACCCGGAAGCCCGCGTGGTGGCCAATGAAGTTCCACAGCGGCAGACGACCCGCATCACCTTCACGGCGGCGCTCATCAATGCGGCGCGGGCAGTGGAATTTTTCGTGACCGGCGCGGGCAAGGCGGGCGTGTTGCGGGAAGTGCTGCTGGGGGCGGAGCAGAAACATCTTTATCCGTCGCAGATGATTTGCCCGACCGACGGCACCCTGACCTGGTTTGTCACCGCCGACGCAGCCGCCCAGCTTCCGGCCGACCTGCTGCGCCATGCCTGA
- the zwf gene encoding glucose-6-phosphate dehydrogenase, whose translation MANDLNPLRAEAHVERTPDPCTVVIFGASGDLAKRKLVPALFNLARERRLPGGFSIVGYSRSPMSDEDLRALMYEAVVRFSSSGPPTAAEWESFAAGMFYCQGGYDDVAGYARLKARLAAIDAERGTSGNRIFYLSTPPSLIGPIMDTLGASELARSAPGSWTRIIIEKPLGYDLHTAQELNAHISRIFDENQVYRIDHYRAKETVQNIVAMRFANGIFEPVWNRRYIDHVQITAAEAVGVEGRGGYYEGSGAVRDMLQNHLLQLLALVAMEPPTSLEANAIRDEAIKVAKAIRPLAASEVDTHAVRGQYTAGWVGGKAVPGYREEEGVSPTSTTETYAAIRFGIDNWRWAGVPFFLRSGKRMTKRAAEIAVQFRQVPMRLFTTTEADLHEPNLLVMKIQPDEGLTLRLAAKLPGHAIHLRSVNMEFRYGTSFGVRSSEAYERLLLDCMFGDATLFTRRDMVETGWALMMPILNHWAASGEHNLHFYEAGTWGPEAANQLMGEGRAWRRL comes from the coding sequence ATGGCGAACGATCTCAATCCCCTGCGCGCCGAAGCCCACGTCGAACGCACTCCGGACCCCTGTACGGTGGTCATCTTTGGCGCTTCAGGCGACCTGGCCAAGCGCAAGCTCGTCCCGGCGCTGTTCAACCTGGCCCGTGAGCGCCGCCTGCCCGGTGGCTTTTCCATTGTGGGCTACTCCCGCAGCCCCATGAGCGATGAGGACCTGCGGGCGCTGATGTACGAAGCCGTCGTCCGGTTTTCCAGCTCGGGTCCGCCCACGGCCGCCGAGTGGGAGAGCTTTGCTGCCGGCATGTTCTACTGTCAGGGTGGGTACGATGATGTCGCCGGCTACGCCCGGCTCAAAGCACGTCTGGCGGCGATTGATGCCGAACGGGGCACGAGCGGCAACCGGATTTTTTACCTCTCCACCCCGCCCAGCCTCATCGGCCCCATCATGGACACGCTGGGGGCGTCGGAACTGGCCCGGAGCGCGCCCGGAAGCTGGACGCGCATCATCATCGAGAAGCCGCTGGGCTATGACCTCCACACCGCCCAGGAACTCAACGCCCATATCAGCCGCATCTTTGATGAGAATCAGGTCTATCGCATTGACCACTACCGCGCCAAAGAGACGGTTCAGAACATCGTCGCCATGCGGTTTGCCAACGGTATCTTTGAGCCGGTCTGGAACCGTCGCTACATAGACCACGTGCAGATTACGGCGGCTGAAGCCGTCGGCGTCGAAGGGCGCGGCGGCTACTACGAAGGTTCCGGCGCGGTCCGCGACATGCTTCAGAATCACCTGCTCCAGTTGCTGGCCCTGGTAGCGATGGAACCGCCGACCTCGCTGGAAGCCAATGCCATCCGCGATGAAGCCATCAAGGTGGCCAAGGCCATTCGCCCCCTGGCGGCGTCCGAGGTGGATACCCATGCCGTCCGGGGGCAGTACACCGCCGGCTGGGTTGGCGGCAAGGCCGTTCCCGGCTACCGCGAGGAGGAAGGCGTCAGCCCGACTTCGACCACGGAGACCTATGCCGCCATCCGCTTCGGAATTGACAACTGGCGCTGGGCCGGCGTGCCGTTTTTCCTGCGCTCCGGCAAACGCATGACGAAGCGGGCGGCCGAAATTGCCGTCCAGTTCCGCCAGGTGCCGATGCGCCTGTTCACGACGACCGAGGCTGACCTGCACGAACCCAACCTGCTGGTGATGAAAATTCAGCCCGATGAAGGTCTGACGCTGCGGCTGGCGGCCAAACTCCCCGGCCACGCCATTCACCTGCGCTCCGTCAACATGGAGTTTCGCTACGGCACGTCCTTCGGCGTCCGGTCGTCGGAAGCCTACGAACGGCTGCTGCTCGACTGCATGTTTGGCGACGCCACCCTGTTTACCCGGCGCGACATGGTGGAAACCGGCTGGGCGCTCATGATGCCCATCCTCAACCACTGGGCGGCGTCCGGTGAACACAACCTGCACTTTTACGAGGCCGGCACCTGGGGGCCGGAGGCCGCCAACCAGCTTATGGGCGAGGGGCGCGCCTGGCGACGGCTCTAG